One genomic window of Bos taurus isolate L1 Dominette 01449 registration number 42190680 breed Hereford chromosome Y, ARS-UCD2.0, whole genome shotgun sequence includes the following:
- the LOC132344474 gene encoding testis-specific Y-encoded protein 3-like isoform X2, with protein MESETGPEEGGSTPGSWILVVSPGLHEGGALGPSSPVGAAEAMQAAGGAPGEEAALFWVEAVEEGAAVEEGEVAGPGQEFQLLVLDVMEEVEVVAYEEQEQVSSEEHVHDHPRPGALSDRPALEALAALQLELEPVNQKAQRAHARLKHKTSQRRKVHLEHRSAIIQGIRGFWVEVVSLGVVLVEEFRHPTRHCKITLSFRRNRYFQNEVIVKEYLMKVTGYHASRSTPVQWHQGFEWKAYRRRHHDSSVNFFNWFFDHNFTGSDWIAEIIIRDLWPNPLQYYVRRKAAPQKVPGGREEPDPPSF; from the exons ATGGAGAGTGAGACGGGGCCAGAGGAAGGCGGCAGCACTCCGGGatcctggatcttagttgtgagcccgggtcttcatgagggaggggccctggggccttCCAGTCCGGTGGGGGCGGCAGAGGCGATGCAGGCCGCAGGTGGTGCGCCAGGCGAGGAGGCCGCCCTCTTCTgggtggaggcagtggaggaaggtgcggctgtggaggagggagaggtggcgGGACCCGGGCAGGAGTTCCAGCTGCTGGTGTTGGacgtcatggaggaggtggaggtggtggcataCGAGGAGCAGGAGCAGGTGTCCTCGGAGGAGCATGTCCACGACCATCCAAGGCCCGGAGCCCTGAGTGACCGGCCTGCACTGGAGGCGCTGGCGGCcctgcagctggagctggagcccgTGAATCAGAAAGCCCAAAGGGCGCATGCTCGCCTGAAACATAAGACCAGTCAGCGGCGGAAGGTGCATCTAGAACACagaagcgccatcatccagggcatccgtgGCTTCTGGGTCGAAGTTGTATCCCttggtgtggtgctt GTGGAGGAATTCAGGCATCCCACTCGTCACTGCAAGATCACATTGTCCTTTCGGAGGAATAGGTATTTCCAGAATGAAGTGATTGTCAAGGAGTACCTGATGAAGGTCACTG GATACCACGCATCTCGTTCCACTCCAGTTCAGTGGCACCAGGGCTTTGAATGGAAGGCATACAGGCGCAGGCACCACGACAGCAGCGTTAACTTCTTCAACTGGTTCTTTGACCACAATTTCACAGGATCTGactggattgctgag ATCATCATAAGGGATCTGTGGCCCAATCCTTTGCAGTACTATGTGAGGAGGAAGGCTGCACCACAAAAGGTACCAGGAGGACGAGAG GAACCCGATCCCCCCAGCTTTTGA
- the LOC132344474 gene encoding testis-specific Y-encoded protein 3-like isoform X1, with amino-acid sequence MESETGPEEGGSTPGSWILVVSPGLHEGGALGPSSPVGAAEAMQAAGGAPGEEAALFWVEAVEEGAAVEEGEVAGPGQEFQLLVLDVMEEVEVVAYEEQEQVSSEEHVHDHPRPGALSDRPALEALAALQLELEPVNQKAQRAHARLKHKTSQRRKVHLEHRSAIIQGIRGFWVEVFMNHPQMSVLMSKQDADMLHFMTNLEVEEFRHPTRHCKITLSFRRNRYFQNEVIVKEYLMKVTGYHASRSTPVQWHQGFEWKAYRRRHHDSSVNFFNWFFDHNFTGSDWIAEIIIRDLWPNPLQYYVRRKAAPQKVPGGREEPDPPSF; translated from the exons ATGGAGAGTGAGACGGGGCCAGAGGAAGGCGGCAGCACTCCGGGatcctggatcttagttgtgagcccgggtcttcatgagggaggggccctggggccttCCAGTCCGGTGGGGGCGGCAGAGGCGATGCAGGCCGCAGGTGGTGCGCCAGGCGAGGAGGCCGCCCTCTTCTgggtggaggcagtggaggaaggtgcggctgtggaggagggagaggtggcgGGACCCGGGCAGGAGTTCCAGCTGCTGGTGTTGGacgtcatggaggaggtggaggtggtggcataCGAGGAGCAGGAGCAGGTGTCCTCGGAGGAGCATGTCCACGACCATCCAAGGCCCGGAGCCCTGAGTGACCGGCCTGCACTGGAGGCGCTGGCGGCcctgcagctggagctggagcccgTGAATCAGAAAGCCCAAAGGGCGCATGCTCGCCTGAAACATAAGACCAGTCAGCGGCGGAAGGTGCATCTAGAACACagaagcgccatcatccagggcatccgtgGCTTCTGGGTCGAAGTT tttATGAACCACCCCCAAATGTCAGTTTTGATGAGCAAGCAAGATGCAGACATGCTTCACTTCATGACCAACTTGGAG GTGGAGGAATTCAGGCATCCCACTCGTCACTGCAAGATCACATTGTCCTTTCGGAGGAATAGGTATTTCCAGAATGAAGTGATTGTCAAGGAGTACCTGATGAAGGTCACTG GATACCACGCATCTCGTTCCACTCCAGTTCAGTGGCACCAGGGCTTTGAATGGAAGGCATACAGGCGCAGGCACCACGACAGCAGCGTTAACTTCTTCAACTGGTTCTTTGACCACAATTTCACAGGATCTGactggattgctgag ATCATCATAAGGGATCTGTGGCCCAATCCTTTGCAGTACTATGTGAGGAGGAAGGCTGCACCACAAAAGGTACCAGGAGGACGAGAG GAACCCGATCCCCCCAGCTTTTGA
- the LOC132344475 gene encoding testis-specific Y-encoded protein 3-like isoform X1, with protein MESETGPEEGGSTPGSWILVVSPGLHEGGALGPTSSVWAAEAMQAAGGAPGEEAALFWVEAVEEGAAVEEGEVAGPGQEFQLLVLDVMEEVEVVAYEEQEQVSSEEHVHDHPRPGALSDRPALEALAALQLELEPVNQKAQRAHARLKHKTSQRRKVHLEHRSAIIQGIRGFWVEVFMNHPQMSVLMSKQDADMLHFMTNLEVEEFRHPTRHCKITLSFRRNRYFQNEVIVKEYLMKVTGYHASRSTPVQWHQGFEWKAYRRRHHDSSVNFFNWFFDHNFTGSDWIAEIIIRDLWPNPLQYYVRRKAAPQKVPGGREEPDPPSF; from the exons ATGGAGAGTGAGACGGGGCCAGAGGAAGGCGGCAGCACTCCGGGatcctggatcttagttgtgagcccgggtcttcatgagggaggggccctggggcctACCAGCTCCGTGTGGGCGGCAGAGGCGATGCAGGCCGCAGGTGGTGCGCCAGGCGAGGAGGCCGCCCTCTTCTgggtggaggcagtggaggaaggtgcggctgtggaggagggagaggtggcgGGACCCGGGCAGGAGTTCCAGCTGCTGGTGTTGGacgtcatggaggaggtggaggtggtggcataCGAGGAGCAGGAGCAGGTGTCCTCGGAGGAGCATGTCCACGACCATCCAAGGCCCGGAGCCCTGAGTGACCGGCCTGCACTGGAGGCGCTGGCGGCcctgcagctggagctggagcccgTGAATCAGAAAGCCCAAAGGGCGCATGCTCGCCTGAAACATAAGACCAGTCAGCGGCGGAAGGTGCATCTAGAACACagaagcgccatcatccagggcatccgtgGCTTCTGGGTCGAAGTT tttATGAACCACCCCCAAATGTCAGTTTTGATGAGCAAGCAAGATGCAGACATGCTTCACTTCATGACCAACTTGGAG GTGGAGGAATTCAGGCATCCCACTCGTCACTGCAAGATCACATTGTCCTTTCGGAGGAATAGGTATTTCCAGAATGAAGTGATTGTCAAGGAGTACCTGATGAAGGTCACTG GATACCACGCATCTCGTTCCACTCCAGTTCAGTGGCACCAGGGCTTTGAATGGAAGGCATACAGGCGCAGGCACCACGACAGCAGCGTTAACTTCTTCAACTGGTTCTTTGACCACAATTTCACAGGATCTGactggattgctgag ATCATCATAAGGGATCTGTGGCCCAATCCTTTGCAGTACTATGTGAGGAGGAAGGCTGCACCACAAAAGGTACCAGGAGGACGAGAG GAACCCGATCCCCCCAGCTTTTGA
- the LOC132344475 gene encoding testis-specific Y-encoded protein 3-like isoform X2: MESETGPEEGGSTPGSWILVVSPGLHEGGALGPTSSVWAAEAMQAAGGAPGEEAALFWVEAVEEGAAVEEGEVAGPGQEFQLLVLDVMEEVEVVAYEEQEQVSSEEHVHDHPRPGALSDRPALEALAALQLELEPVNQKAQRAHARLKHKTSQRRKVHLEHRSAIIQGIRGFWVEVVSLGVVLVEEFRHPTRHCKITLSFRRNRYFQNEVIVKEYLMKVTGYHASRSTPVQWHQGFEWKAYRRRHHDSSVNFFNWFFDHNFTGSDWIAEIIIRDLWPNPLQYYVRRKAAPQKVPGGREEPDPPSF, translated from the exons ATGGAGAGTGAGACGGGGCCAGAGGAAGGCGGCAGCACTCCGGGatcctggatcttagttgtgagcccgggtcttcatgagggaggggccctggggcctACCAGCTCCGTGTGGGCGGCAGAGGCGATGCAGGCCGCAGGTGGTGCGCCAGGCGAGGAGGCCGCCCTCTTCTgggtggaggcagtggaggaaggtgcggctgtggaggagggagaggtggcgGGACCCGGGCAGGAGTTCCAGCTGCTGGTGTTGGacgtcatggaggaggtggaggtggtggcataCGAGGAGCAGGAGCAGGTGTCCTCGGAGGAGCATGTCCACGACCATCCAAGGCCCGGAGCCCTGAGTGACCGGCCTGCACTGGAGGCGCTGGCGGCcctgcagctggagctggagcccgTGAATCAGAAAGCCCAAAGGGCGCATGCTCGCCTGAAACATAAGACCAGTCAGCGGCGGAAGGTGCATCTAGAACACagaagcgccatcatccagggcatccgtgGCTTCTGGGTCGAAGTTGTATCCCttggtgtggtgctt GTGGAGGAATTCAGGCATCCCACTCGTCACTGCAAGATCACATTGTCCTTTCGGAGGAATAGGTATTTCCAGAATGAAGTGATTGTCAAGGAGTACCTGATGAAGGTCACTG GATACCACGCATCTCGTTCCACTCCAGTTCAGTGGCACCAGGGCTTTGAATGGAAGGCATACAGGCGCAGGCACCACGACAGCAGCGTTAACTTCTTCAACTGGTTCTTTGACCACAATTTCACAGGATCTGactggattgctgag ATCATCATAAGGGATCTGTGGCCCAATCCTTTGCAGTACTATGTGAGGAGGAAGGCTGCACCACAAAAGGTACCAGGAGGACGAGAG GAACCCGATCCCCCCAGCTTTTGA